Genomic window (Diorhabda carinulata isolate Delta chromosome 11, icDioCari1.1, whole genome shotgun sequence):
GCTGCAACTACAACAGTTGCACCTATAACTGccacaaatgattattataGACGATACGATCCGTATTACAGAAACACATTTGCATATGAACCATACCGCAGAATTAACACCATCGATCCTTACAGGGGTAATTACTGGGGTAATGACTACTACCGAAATAACTATAGGACTGGCCCTTACTTTGGAAACGATTACTATAACAGACAATGGAATGATggattttacagaaaaaatgaCTTCAGGAATAACGTATATAAAAGCGATCCTTTGTACTATAAGAATCTCTATAATTATCCTGATTACACAAAGAACTATGTAGCTGGTCCAGAGGCTGCTGCTAGAATTGTGAGATTCGAAAGTAATGTCAATCCTGATGGAACCTACCAGTATGGGTAAGTGATGTTATGATTTGTGTGATTATTTGAACAAtaacaaatgttttattttgggCTGTGATCGAACTATTTAGGAATTATACCTAAGTCACTTATCATGAGCTTTTTTACCAGGTTGATGGAATTCCTCAATAGTGGCTCGTTATaagaatcatattttttaaaaagtgtacTATCAGGAGTACCCTTGGAGTactataagaaatatttttcctaaaaagaAATCCATCAAAGTAAGATCTGGGAATCTGGGTGGTTAACTGTATGGATATTCTTTTCCCATCCAtctatttggaaattttctatttggatAATTTCTTGCAACTCACTGAAAATGCACCTGAGTACCATGTTACTGTAGTCACATCTGCACACCTCcgatatttgaagaaatatgcTCCAAGACGTAGGCAAGTCCGTATTTGGACAATGCATCTGTGACTGTAAGCTCGAAATAGatcaatataaacaattttgtaGGTGAATTTTGGTTTGGGCAGAAgtcgataatatttattttgttaacgGTTATGACTATCTACTAGACCATTATCGGcgaaaatatattcattttgattatagcaaattagaaaaattcttCTTCCTCTGCAACTCAATCAAAGGAACATGATCAGAAGCctatcagtattttttttctaagaatccTAGAAACAATGGATTGACCATTGAATGTGGTGTTTTTATTCGAATTATCAACTACTGATTTTAACaccaataatttattgtttttgtcgGCGGTAACTGTCTGCTGGCTTTTTGTAGTTCGTATATTATGTTATTTGTTTGAAGCTTCACTTCTATGTTCATGTTTATGAGTCCGACATACTCTTTATTTGTatctagaaatttttctttgtagaaCAATTCTCGTTCTTTGCACCAATTTTTCTTAATCCTACTCAgttaattcttatttttgttgttgtgcTCTCTCTTCAACTTTTGCATACCTTTTCTATGGAACGTAttgtatttgtattgaaaatatacttcaacctcgttcattatttctttatcaGGGATAAACCTCGTTCTCTGTAACATTTCTTCGAGATCTGCAAAGAGTCAGCAATCAATGGAACTAGATCTAGAGAAAACAAAGGGTGCAATGTGATCACGGTTTTCATCGCTTTATTACAAGGTCTTGATggaacaaattttttcttttgcatTTGAGCACTATGTGATGATAATGGTTTTACTTTTGTCGATGTTCGTAGCTGCTCGTGAAGGACTTCCATTAACAGTTCAAGACTTTGTTGTTCACTCAAATCCACTTTGAAATTATATCTCCCACTAATAGCAATGGCTTAACTATGGTCAAAGCTCACTATTTCGGGATGATGTCTGTTGCTGGTTCCAACTCTCTAATAAAGCATCTCAAAATATCCAGAGTGGTTCTCGTATCTTGTTGTGGTATGGCACTGCTAACATTGTATCAGACCCGGTACTTATTGAGTTATGCAATAGATATTGAATTCTACGAAATGATATGTTGTGTCATTATTTTTAGCTATGAAACCGATAACGGCATTGCTGCCGAGCAACAGGGTTATCCAGTGATAGGACCTGATAACGAACCCGGTACCGGAGCTACCGGATCATTTAGTTTCACATCACCGGAAGGTCTCCACTTCCGTACTACATATGTTGCCGATGAAAATGGTTATCGCGCTCAACAAAGTAATGATGTAAGAGGTGTTGTTCCGGTACCCTACTCTGCAAAAGCTCCAGTCGTTGCAACAGCTTCTCAGACgaagtaaataaattaatttgataaagtatgatattttttatttttattattatgtaataaatggttaattataatatttgctgtttgtttttaatacacCAAACGAAGAAAACAGATTCTGGAAGTACGTGACGGGAACAAACAGATGCCCAAAGAAATTTAGAACAATAGTCGATGcctcaaaaatatatgattagTAATTAAATAGGGATAAAATATGAAAGCActttaaatttataatgatcCAAATTAAATGTccgaatgtttttttttaaatgacataTTTCATACTaagtaaaatatgaatattgtgcaccaaacaaacataaaattttaacgcATTTAACCTATTATTAGCCGCCCTTTCTAAAAATTCTTGTATACCTGTTATATTTTGACAATATCAGCTGCAAACATCCTACTTCAAAATATCCTGTACAATATAAACAACCGATCAATCACGTGCTCGTGCTCCAACTATCCTGAAGGTTATTTATATACAAGAAGACCCTCTATTTCTAAAgctgttattttttcaagatattttacTGTACCAATATTTGAAATCATATTTCATTCAAGACAGGGCACTGTACGAGAAGACGCGCGatctttatcttcttcttcgttACCCTCTTTCAGTATTTGTTCCATTTCTGAAGCTAACAGTACAGTGTCCAGTGATAATAAGGATGGTCTTCTGGATTGAGTGAGTCGTGATTGTTATTGTCTTTTTGTTTTGTCGAATACGAAATCACTTTAGTTTGATTATATTATCCTGGTTCTGATTCAAGTATCTATCAATTTTACGGGCAGTAACACTGTAACTATCTCTTCGGCATCCATTTTCCTCGTCCGAAttattgaaagcttttttgCTTCTGATTTCCCTTCCAATCAACTCGTATCCATTATAAAAAGACTTTCGTTTCTGTAAGCTACTTTAGTCAAGTGATCCTAACAAATTGCCATCAAAGCAACGGCGTAATAAATCAATTGATTGATAATGAAAtgagtaaattgaaaattgcaCATTTTCCGCAAAGAAATATTAGATTCTCTAGTTtaagtaattttgtttttggacttggaaagaaaaaatagaaatatgtttCTGAAACAATAATATCACAACAAATATTATAGAAGTTCTAAGAATTGGTATCAGTAAATATTCGATTTTATCCTAAAGGTTCCATTACTGCAATGAATGACACAAGTTACCAATCATGGTTGAatgattgaatataaataatgaactGTGTGCCTATTAAGTTGGTGATAATAATACGGAGCACACTTACAATTACTCTGCTTGGTGCATCTTGAGACTTTCTTAAGACGATACTCTATCACTGCGctgatttattaagaaaaattaataaggtCTCATTAAAGAAAACAAGAAGAAGGCTTGGAAACTATTTCTTCTTATGCTAATGTTTCTGGATATTCGACTAAGTACTTAGAATTGGCTTAGAATTTCATTTATCaatgtaatttaaatatttcaataagtaATGAAAGACTAagacaaaaaaaagtattatgaatttacgATTTAGAATTTTCTGCCAAAACCTCCTTGATGGTCCAATTTTAACGTCCATCAGCAATCGGTTTCTATCTGCCCTGATAGCTCGTGGCTTGGCATAACTTATGTTGACTTGTGAGTAATAGAACTGTCCAAATCAAGTGTCCATAATATTCTAATAACATGTTATACATTTATCTTTAGGTACATTTCAGcctatacattttatatttcatttgttttttggaGTTTTATCAGCGTCGTAATTTTGGATTTCCTGTTCAGTAAAATCAGATTTTGTCTTTGTTCTACAAACTAATTTAGTTGATTATACTTTTCTCTTCATTAATCcagtatattttgtttttttttttggattattaaAAACATGCTACGAAAGTCAATATAGCATCATACATAAGCCGTTTTTTGATCGAATCTCATTCGATTGTTAAGTAGTTgtgaaatggaaaattcattattcCTTCACTTAAAATACTTGTAAATCAATTGTGCATCAAAGgtataaagttttattaaagCTATGGATacctttttgaatatttataaacttaAATTCTATTGTCGTAATTTGCTTCGATAGTACGTcacattcttcttcttcaggtCCCATCTCCATCTAATGAAGGTTGGTTACAATTTCGGTCCTGAGTAGTACGAATTAAAGATGATGTGTTCATACCAGTCAAATCACATATGTTTTTtaaccattattattattaatttcagtatatcaTACTTGTTGTTACGGTATATGTGGCCCAGATAAGCGGAAtttcttctctttattgttATAAGAAACTCTATTTCCTTTCCTAATCGTCTTAGCACTTTATCTGTTCATGGTATCCACTTTCAATATCCATGTTTCTGCTCCATACAAGAGAACTGTGCACGTACGTCCTACGTCTACAAAACGGTTATTTAAGTTTAAGTTCAAGATTGCGTTACATAATTTTCACCTTTAGGAATGTGGCTCTAGTTTGTTCTATACGTGATTTTATTTCGACGTCAGGATCTACGTTTGTCGTTTTGCAGCTgccaagatatttgaatttctcaACTTTCTCTATTGCGGTGTCATAGATGTTCAGTTGTGGGTTTGGAAGTTTTTTTATggtcattatttttgtttttgttacattaatTTTTATGCCTAGTTGATCTACCACCTCCATAACTTTGTTGATTAGGCGTTGAAGGGCTTCTGGATTGTCCGCAGTGTTAACCGTATCGTCTGCATAAAGTATGTTGTTTAATGCCCTGccgttaatttttattccatcCTCGTCATCGCCTATTGCTTGGTTACATTACATTATATAATTATCTGTTATGATAATGTATTATTACTTGGCTAATTATATTGTCAATTAGTAATtagaaatatgtatttaaatGGTTGACGTTGAGAGACAAGACAACTTGAATCTTTCAAGACAACTTTTCTATTAGtaaacttataattttttgaaatgatatcCGCATTTTGATCAAATTCTTAATATAATTTCACATGATTGGGATTATGTGTATAAAAGCAAAATGCAACTATTCAATTTtgtgatatatttattttatacacacGTTTGCAAGATTTTCTCAACAATATTAACACACTCAGGGAGCTTATGGATCTCTGAAAATTTTATGTGACTCTCCGGGCTTCCTACTCGACATATATTTCCTTAATTGTAGCTTTGCTCAAAGAAGGaagcttttttttcaaaaacttagAGCTTAGTTCATAACAGATGGGCTCGAAAGTTCGTAGGCtagcaaagaaaaaaatttttttgatagaatttGATTCTATTATTCAATATGGTCTTTGATGGCGATACAACGATTATTGCGATCATAGATTTTTTGATACCAATTAAATAGTACGATTTGTTTTTAGCCTCAAATAAGCTTCAGCTGATGGATTCTTCTTTGGCGCAAATTTTTTCCATCTTGCATCCTCTTGAAATTTGAGAACAGAAAAAGTCACCGAAGGCCATATCTGGAGATCTCGATATTTGATGATTACGAAAGCAATTCGAAACGTGCAATTCGTTCAATTGTGCCATGgttttcattgatttgtgaTACTGTGCATGTTCTTAAGGCATCTTCAAATGAGGCGAGATTTCGTTCTTcaaaattcgaatttatttttagatatctTAATTAGCTTCACTTTacagttatataaaattattttttctacatttatgCTATTTTCGTCGATCAGAACCTCTTTGAGTTCTAAGACTAATAGCGGGTCAACGTACGAACTTTTCAGTCCACCTAATAGCTATCACATCTCGTAATATCTAATTCGCACTTATGACTTTTgtcgaatattttcaatatatcagTATTAAATATCAGCTCCAAAAGTAACTGAATGTCTACGTTTACTATAAAcagattaaataaataactcaaattaatattcataatcaccgaagagattgagacatttgtcacatctgtggacaagcttttcaataccctcttcaaagaaagttttcgtcaatgaattcaagtagagtacaaaacagaccttaaAAATTCCGTAAATAAAGTAGTAATgatgaatctgcggttttctttaaacATTCTGTCAACttgttgaaccaggtcatctgaatcGACAGATTTGCGACcatggcccccttcatcatgcacgtTTACTCACAACACTATCACttatgaagttttccccatacacacgactcattttccaatggatttctgcagcaatATGAACTTCAttctgtagaaaacgaatcacacttcgcaattcacacttagCGGGAGCATTAATAATGGAAGatatgtttacgtggctgtagcggAGTGTAGTGCGAGAGGTTCGCAGTCGTCTACAGCGCATACCCGCTTCCTTCTGCACGGAGAGATCGGAGGTTGAAGAAAAAACGGCCGTCGTAGATATTATGACACAGTAAAAACTTCACTATTATAAAGTATTGAAAGATAAATTTGTAGGTGGAATCTTTTTATACGTGTGAAACATAACTAACCCAAGAGATCTGGTATGTATAGCAGGTGGGGCAGAACATGTGTGTTACTCAATACTTATCTTGATGGAGACAATCTAAGTTAAAATATGCACTATGTGTTTAAACCCGAAATGTAGCAAAATATATCAGGATGAGTTGTATAAATACtgaatatgtataaaataaacatttaacaacaaaataagtttaaaaacaGGATAAgaataaacgttttttgaatAGCCCTAAATTGGAAATATCACAATACatagaattattattgaattaccATTGGACAGAATTtgtctaaatctaaaatataaattacttatttttttattacacctTATATTAAAACTCGTTAAGTTCTTGGTCTTAGGTTAAATTTTAATCCACTTTTGAAAACATCATCAAGAGGTGTCAAGATCATGAATATAAAATGCATTGTATACTATGTATAAATAGTTATACCGATTTTCAAATAGATTTAACCTTAAGGTCAAGGTTACTTTTTAAACGGCAATAAATATCAACTTTGGAAACTATAAAAATCAGGATGTTTTTCAAGAACATCATGTTTCTAAAATTGGagttaatatcaatattaattttgtcagatCCTCATTACGTAAATCGGTAgtaagatataaaatattgagctaTCAAATGAGTCTCTTCAAATAACCATTTCACGAGCCAAAAATGAGGTTCTTGTTTCTGTTAAGCTGCCTTCTCTTTCACAATTTAAGACTAGAATAAAAGTCAATTATAATGCTACACCGccaaaagtattaaatttttctgCTAATCAATTATTGTTTCATTGCAATAATCAATAATCGAGGTAGAGATAAAAATGTGAGAAGCTTACTAATATTGGATATTATCAATGCTTTTCTCAGtacaattttctaaaatattcatttatccaaaaaattattacaggtttttcattttataagtATAACTTTGTCTATAGGTTGATTTCATATGAGTTTATGAATCATACTTTCTAGGATTATCGATatctaaattttgaattctgGTTAAACATTTTCTTACCTGGAGCTTAAGTAAAATACATATTACcaacttatatttatataaaacacccCCTGTCATGTTACTTCCATGGATAGGAATAAATTCAAAGTAATTGgttgaaatgaattttatgataaaaaatatttttgcagtCAGAGTCTATTGTTCCAGATCTGcccgaaaaaaaagttttgtatattgtAGACGGTTATAaatttagatttcaaaaaagtggTGAAGTTGAACGATgaatatgtacaaaaataacGTGTAAAgcttatattaaaaaacaaaatgaaatcaTTGTGGACGCAACCTAATCAACCCGGTTGACCGCGGGACATAACCAGTGTGCATCTTATAGGCTTACAGGTTAATTTATTCAGTAGTCAAAAATAGACTGACTTAATTCTAGAAGTGCGATTAGACATAAGTTTTAGATATAACATTATCAGGTACACTTGTGATTTTGTTTCGGCACCAATCACTTACTTCTTATGATTTTTGGACACAGCTCTGGTATGTTTCGGGAAAATCGCGTTGAACATCGATTCTTTTAGTTGGTTTACTGTACC
Coding sequences:
- the LOC130899444 gene encoding larval cuticle protein LCP-22-like, which gives rise to MIKLFLIAAVAVAATYAAPQAATTTVAPITATNDYYRRYDPYYRNTFAYEPYRRINTIDPYRGNYWGNDYYRNNYRTGPYFGNDYYNRQWNDGFYRKNDFRNNVYKSDPLYYKNLYNYPDYTKNYVAGPEAAARIVRFESNVNPDGTYQYGYETDNGIAAEQQGYPVIGPDNEPGTGATGSFSFTSPEGLHFRTTYVADENGYRAQQSNDVRGVVPVPYSAKAPVVATASQTK